A window from Theropithecus gelada isolate Dixy chromosome 1, Tgel_1.0, whole genome shotgun sequence encodes these proteins:
- the DMAP1 gene encoding DNA methyltransferase 1-associated protein 1 isoform X2, producing MATGADVRDILELGGPEGDAASGTISKKDIINPDKKKSKKSSETLTFKRPEGMHREVYALLYSDKKDAPPLLPSDTGQGYRTVKAKLGSKKVRPWKWMPFTNPARKDGAMFFHWRRAAEEGKDYPFARFNKTVQVPVYSEQEYQLYLHDDAWTKAETDHLFDLSRRFDLRFVVIHDRYDHQQFKKRSVEDLKERYYHICAKLANVRAVPGTDLKIPVFDAGHERRRKEQLERLYNRTPEQVAEEEYLLQELRKIEARKKEREKRSQDLQKLITAADTTAEQRRTERKAPKKKLPQKKEAEKPAVPETAGIKFPDFKSAGVTLRSQRMKLPSSVGQKKIKALEQMLLELGVELSPTPTEELVHMFNELRSDLVLLYELKQACANCEYELQMLRHRHEALARAGVLGGPATPASGPGPASAEPAVTEPGLGPDPKDTIIDVVGAPLTPNSRKRRESASSSSSVKKAKKP from the exons ATGGCTACGGGCGCGGATGTACGGGACATTCTAGAACTCGGGGGTCCAGAAGGGGATGCAGCCTCTGGGACCATCAGCAAGAAGGACATCATCAACCCAGACAAG AAAAAATCCAAGAAGTCCTCAGAGACATTGACTTTCAAGAGGCCGGAGGGCATGCACCGGGAAGTCTATGCCTTGCTCTACTCTGACAAGAA GGATGCACCCCCACTGCTACCCAGTGACACTGGTCAGGGATACCGTACAGTGAAGGCCAAGTTGGGCTCCAAGAAGGTGCGGCCTTGGAAGTGGATGCCATTCACCAATCCAGCCCGCAAGGACGGAGCAATGTTCTTCCACTGGCGACGTGCAGCGGAGGAGGGCAAGGACTATCCTTTTGCTAGGTTCAATAAG ACTGTGCAGGTGCCTGTGTACTCAGAGCAGGAGTACCAGCTTTATCTCCACGATGATGCTTGGACTAAGGCAGAAACTGACCACCTCTTTGACCTCAGCCGCCGCTTTGACCTGCGTTTCGTTGTTATCCATGACCGGTATGACCACCAGCAGTTcaag AAGCGTTCTGTGGAAGACCTGAAGGAGCGGTACTACCACATCTGTGCTAAGCTTGCTAACGTGCGGGCTGTGCCAGGCACAGACCTGAAGATACCAGTATTTGATGCTGGGCACGAACGACGGCGGAAGGAACAGCTTGAGCGTCTCTACAACCGGACCCCAGAGCAG GTGGCAGAGGAGGAGTACCTGCTACAGGAGCTGCGCAAGATCGAGGCCCGGAAGAAGGAGCGGGAGAAACGCAGCCAGGACCTGCAGAAGCTGATCACAGCGGCAGACACCACTGCAGAGCAGCGGCGCACGGAACGCAAGGCCCCCAAGAAGAAGCTACCCCAGAaaaaggaggctgagaagccg GCTGTTCCTGAGACTGCAGGCATCAAGTTTCCAGACTTCAAGTCTGCAGGTGTCACGCTGCGGAGCCAACGG ATGAAGCTGCCCAGCTCTGTGGGACAGAAGAAGATCAAGGCCCTGGAACAGATGCTGCTGGAGCTTGGTGTGG AGCTGAGTCCGACACCTACGGAGGAGCTGGTGCACATGTTCAATGAGCTGCGAAGCGACCTGGTGCTGCTGTACGAGCTCAAGCAGGCCTGTGCCAACTGCGAGTATGAGCTGCAGATGCTGCGGCACCGTCACGAGGCACTGGCCCGGGCAGGTGTGCTGGGGGGCCCTGCCACACCAGCATCAGGCCCAGGCCCGGCCTCTGCTGAGCCAGCAGTGACTGAACCAGGACTTGGCCCTGACCCCAAGGACACCATCATTGATGTGGTGGGCGCACCCCTCACACCCAATTCG AGAAAGCGACGGGAGTCGGCCTCCAGCTCatcttctgtgaagaaagccaagaAGCCATGA
- the DMAP1 gene encoding DNA methyltransferase 1-associated protein 1 isoform X3 has translation MATGADVRDILELGGPEGDAASGTISKKDIINPDKKKSKKSSETLTFKRPEGMHREVYALLYSDKKDAPPLLPSDTGQGYRTVKAKLGSKKVRPWKWMPFTNPARKDGAMFFHWRRAAEEGKDYPFARFNKEYQLYLHDDAWTKAETDHLFDLSRRFDLRFVVIHDRYDHQQFKKRSVEDLKERYYHICAKLANVRAVPGTDLKIPVFDAGHERRRKEQLERLYNRTPEQVAEEEYLLQELRKIEARKKEREKRSQDLQKLITAADTTAEQRRTERKAPKKKLPQKKEAEKPAVPETAGIKFPDFKSAGVTLRSQRMKLPSSVGQKKIKALEQMLLELGVELSPTPTEELVHMFNELRSDLVLLYELKQACANCEYELQMLRHRHEALARAGVLGGPATPASGPGPASAEPAVTEPGLGPDPKDTIIDVVGAPLTPNSRKRRESASSSSSVKKAKKP, from the exons ATGGCTACGGGCGCGGATGTACGGGACATTCTAGAACTCGGGGGTCCAGAAGGGGATGCAGCCTCTGGGACCATCAGCAAGAAGGACATCATCAACCCAGACAAG AAAAAATCCAAGAAGTCCTCAGAGACATTGACTTTCAAGAGGCCGGAGGGCATGCACCGGGAAGTCTATGCCTTGCTCTACTCTGACAAGAA GGATGCACCCCCACTGCTACCCAGTGACACTGGTCAGGGATACCGTACAGTGAAGGCCAAGTTGGGCTCCAAGAAGGTGCGGCCTTGGAAGTGGATGCCATTCACCAATCCAGCCCGCAAGGACGGAGCAATGTTCTTCCACTGGCGACGTGCAGCGGAGGAGGGCAAGGACTATCCTTTTGCTAGGTTCAATAAG GAGTACCAGCTTTATCTCCACGATGATGCTTGGACTAAGGCAGAAACTGACCACCTCTTTGACCTCAGCCGCCGCTTTGACCTGCGTTTCGTTGTTATCCATGACCGGTATGACCACCAGCAGTTcaag AAGCGTTCTGTGGAAGACCTGAAGGAGCGGTACTACCACATCTGTGCTAAGCTTGCTAACGTGCGGGCTGTGCCAGGCACAGACCTGAAGATACCAGTATTTGATGCTGGGCACGAACGACGGCGGAAGGAACAGCTTGAGCGTCTCTACAACCGGACCCCAGAGCAG GTGGCAGAGGAGGAGTACCTGCTACAGGAGCTGCGCAAGATCGAGGCCCGGAAGAAGGAGCGGGAGAAACGCAGCCAGGACCTGCAGAAGCTGATCACAGCGGCAGACACCACTGCAGAGCAGCGGCGCACGGAACGCAAGGCCCCCAAGAAGAAGCTACCCCAGAaaaaggaggctgagaagccg GCTGTTCCTGAGACTGCAGGCATCAAGTTTCCAGACTTCAAGTCTGCAGGTGTCACGCTGCGGAGCCAACGG ATGAAGCTGCCCAGCTCTGTGGGACAGAAGAAGATCAAGGCCCTGGAACAGATGCTGCTGGAGCTTGGTGTGG AGCTGAGTCCGACACCTACGGAGGAGCTGGTGCACATGTTCAATGAGCTGCGAAGCGACCTGGTGCTGCTGTACGAGCTCAAGCAGGCCTGTGCCAACTGCGAGTATGAGCTGCAGATGCTGCGGCACCGTCACGAGGCACTGGCCCGGGCAGGTGTGCTGGGGGGCCCTGCCACACCAGCATCAGGCCCAGGCCCGGCCTCTGCTGAGCCAGCAGTGACTGAACCAGGACTTGGCCCTGACCCCAAGGACACCATCATTGATGTGGTGGGCGCACCCCTCACACCCAATTCG AGAAAGCGACGGGAGTCGGCCTCCAGCTCatcttctgtgaagaaagccaagaAGCCATGA
- the DMAP1 gene encoding DNA methyltransferase 1-associated protein 1 isoform X1 has product MATGADVRDILELGGPEGDAASGTISKKDIINPDKKKSKKSSETLTFKRPEGMHREVYALLYSDKNQGSCLLSRMQEDQKSLAPGHDFLAIGDAPPLLPSDTGQGYRTVKAKLGSKKVRPWKWMPFTNPARKDGAMFFHWRRAAEEGKDYPFARFNKTVQVPVYSEQEYQLYLHDDAWTKAETDHLFDLSRRFDLRFVVIHDRYDHQQFKKRSVEDLKERYYHICAKLANVRAVPGTDLKIPVFDAGHERRRKEQLERLYNRTPEQVAEEEYLLQELRKIEARKKEREKRSQDLQKLITAADTTAEQRRTERKAPKKKLPQKKEAEKPAVPETAGIKFPDFKSAGVTLRSQRMKLPSSVGQKKIKALEQMLLELGVELSPTPTEELVHMFNELRSDLVLLYELKQACANCEYELQMLRHRHEALARAGVLGGPATPASGPGPASAEPAVTEPGLGPDPKDTIIDVVGAPLTPNSRKRRESASSSSSVKKAKKP; this is encoded by the exons ATGGCTACGGGCGCGGATGTACGGGACATTCTAGAACTCGGGGGTCCAGAAGGGGATGCAGCCTCTGGGACCATCAGCAAGAAGGACATCATCAACCCAGACAAG AAAAAATCCAAGAAGTCCTCAGAGACATTGACTTTCAAGAGGCCGGAGGGCATGCACCGGGAAGTCTATGCCTTGCTCTACTCTGACAAGAA CCAGGGCTCCTGCTTGCTTAGCAGGATGCAGGAGGACCAGAAATCTCTTGCTCCAGGTCATGACTTTCTTGCTATAGG GGATGCACCCCCACTGCTACCCAGTGACACTGGTCAGGGATACCGTACAGTGAAGGCCAAGTTGGGCTCCAAGAAGGTGCGGCCTTGGAAGTGGATGCCATTCACCAATCCAGCCCGCAAGGACGGAGCAATGTTCTTCCACTGGCGACGTGCAGCGGAGGAGGGCAAGGACTATCCTTTTGCTAGGTTCAATAAG ACTGTGCAGGTGCCTGTGTACTCAGAGCAGGAGTACCAGCTTTATCTCCACGATGATGCTTGGACTAAGGCAGAAACTGACCACCTCTTTGACCTCAGCCGCCGCTTTGACCTGCGTTTCGTTGTTATCCATGACCGGTATGACCACCAGCAGTTcaag AAGCGTTCTGTGGAAGACCTGAAGGAGCGGTACTACCACATCTGTGCTAAGCTTGCTAACGTGCGGGCTGTGCCAGGCACAGACCTGAAGATACCAGTATTTGATGCTGGGCACGAACGACGGCGGAAGGAACAGCTTGAGCGTCTCTACAACCGGACCCCAGAGCAG GTGGCAGAGGAGGAGTACCTGCTACAGGAGCTGCGCAAGATCGAGGCCCGGAAGAAGGAGCGGGAGAAACGCAGCCAGGACCTGCAGAAGCTGATCACAGCGGCAGACACCACTGCAGAGCAGCGGCGCACGGAACGCAAGGCCCCCAAGAAGAAGCTACCCCAGAaaaaggaggctgagaagccg GCTGTTCCTGAGACTGCAGGCATCAAGTTTCCAGACTTCAAGTCTGCAGGTGTCACGCTGCGGAGCCAACGG ATGAAGCTGCCCAGCTCTGTGGGACAGAAGAAGATCAAGGCCCTGGAACAGATGCTGCTGGAGCTTGGTGTGG AGCTGAGTCCGACACCTACGGAGGAGCTGGTGCACATGTTCAATGAGCTGCGAAGCGACCTGGTGCTGCTGTACGAGCTCAAGCAGGCCTGTGCCAACTGCGAGTATGAGCTGCAGATGCTGCGGCACCGTCACGAGGCACTGGCCCGGGCAGGTGTGCTGGGGGGCCCTGCCACACCAGCATCAGGCCCAGGCCCGGCCTCTGCTGAGCCAGCAGTGACTGAACCAGGACTTGGCCCTGACCCCAAGGACACCATCATTGATGTGGTGGGCGCACCCCTCACACCCAATTCG AGAAAGCGACGGGAGTCGGCCTCCAGCTCatcttctgtgaagaaagccaagaAGCCATGA